A genomic stretch from Microplitis mediator isolate UGA2020A chromosome 10, iyMicMedi2.1, whole genome shotgun sequence includes:
- the LOC130676323 gene encoding uncharacterized protein LOC130676323, with product MSPAFSSPAAGLRYQHHTLNKENLLNIKEGSLNRLRALVTAKKSLEKKLKRLTDNSLFRLSPSRFLTPKTSVSGDPPSIERVEAFWSELYGDQPDVNRDTPALNDFEAFCRRHRNDNADEESPEVSVEEVRLALNNGKNWAAPGPDGINLFWWKKLTSTHSHLARIFTAFIRGNEPIPCWLVEGRTVPITCLNAVYKIFTKILNNRILQEIDPVWQQIYEQRGSKRGLSGCKENLLVDRCVIQDAVYYQRNLSMARIDYRRAFYSTSHELILFLLKCLEVNRDKVGCI from the coding sequence ATGTCTCCCGCATTTAGTTCTCCCGCGGCTGGACTACGATATCAAcatcacacactgaataagGAGAATCTTCTTAACATCAAAGAAGGTTCTCTCAATAGGTTGCGGGCTCTGGTGACTGCTAAAAAGTCACTAGAGAAAAAGCTGAAGCGGCTTACCGATAACTCTTTGTTTCGGTTAAGTCCTTCACGCTTTCTGACACCTAAGACATCTGTTTCTGGCGATCCCCCATCTATCGAGCGAGTAGAAGCTTTCTGGTCCGAGTTGTATGGTGATCAACCAGACGTGAATCGTGACACTCCAGCTCTCAACGACTTCGAGGCATTTTGTCGCCGCCACCGAAACGACAATGCTGATGAAGAGAGCCCTGAAGTCAGCGTGGAAGAAGTTCGTTTGGCTCTGAATAATGGTAAGAACTGGGCTGCTCCGGGTCCGGATGGCATTAACTTGTTTTGGTGGAAGAAACTTACTTCTACCCACAGCCATCTGGCCCGGATATTTACAGCGTTTATCAGAGGCAACGAACCTATTCCGTGCTGGCTTGTAGAAGGGCGAACCGTGCCTATCACCTGTTTAAATGcggtttataagattttcaccAAAATCTTGAATAATCGCATTCTACAGGAGATAGATCCTGTATGGCAGCAGATATACGAACAACGTGGCAGTAAAAGAGGCTTGTCAGGTTGCAAAGAGAATCTGTTAGTAGATCGTTGTGTCATTCAAGACGCGGTCTACTATCAGCGCAACCTGTCAATGGCCCGGATTGACTACCGTAGGGCATTTTACTCAACATCTCATGAGCTCATTCTCTTTTTGCTTAAATGCCTCGAGGTCAATCGCGATAAAGTGGGGTGCATTTAG